From the genome of Topomyia yanbarensis strain Yona2022 unplaced genomic scaffold, ASM3024719v1 HiC_scaffold_12, whole genome shotgun sequence, one region includes:
- the LOC131694634 gene encoding histone H2B.3-like, giving the protein MAPKASGKAVKKSGGGGGKAQKNIATKAGGGEKKRKQRRKESYAIYIYKVLKQVHPDTGVSSKAMSIMNSFVNDIFERIANEASRLAHYNRRSTITSREVQTAVRLLLPGELAKHAVSEGTKAVTKYTSSK; this is encoded by the coding sequence atggcaccgaaagccagcggaaaggctgtgaaaaaatccggcggcggcggtggcaaggcacagaagaacatcgccacaaaagcaggaggaggagagaagaagcgaaagcaacgccgcaaggaaagctacgctatctacatctacaaggtgCTGAAGCAGGTCCATCCGGACACCGGTGTCTCGTCGAAGGCGATGAGCATCATGAATAGCTTCGTGAACGACATCTTCGAGCGTATTGCTAACGAAGCATCTCGTCTGGCCCATTACAACCGACGGTCGACGATCACCTCCCGCGAGGTACAGACCGCCGTTCGTTTGCTGTTACCGGGCGAGCTGGCCAAACATGCCGTATCGGAAGGTACCAAGGCCGTTACCAAGTATACCAGCTCGAAGTAA
- the LOC131694686 gene encoding histone H2A-like, with protein sequence MSARGKGGKVKGKPKSRSVRAGLQFPVGRIHRLLRKGNYAERVGAGAPVYLAAVMEYLAAEVLELAGNAARDNKKTRIIPRHLQLAIRNDEELNKLLSGVTIAQGGVLPNIQAVLLPKKTEKRASAAT encoded by the coding sequence ATGTCTGCACGCGGTAAAGGAGGAAAAGTGAAGGGAAAGCCAAAATCCCGCTCAGTTCGTGCCGGTCTCCAGTTCCCTGTTGGCCGAATTCACCGTCTGCTGAGGAAGGGAAATTATGCTGAACGTGTCGGTGCCGGAGCACCCGTCTACTTGGCAGCTGTAATGGAATATCTTGCCGCCGAAGTACTGGAGCTGGCAGGAAACGCTGCCCGCGATAACAAAAAGACCAGAATCATCCCCCGTCAtctgcagctggccattcgaaatgacgaagagctgaacaaactgctctccggtgTGACCATTGCCCAGGGTGGCGTGTTGCCTAACATACAGGCCGTACTGCTGCCGAAGAAGACTGAAAAGAGGGCCTCCGCAGCAACTTAA
- the LOC131694690 gene encoding histone H1A, sperm-like — protein MAETAIDVAATAPAVVASPPAAKAPPKQAAKASKSDAKKPKKSSTHPPVSEMVLAAIRTLKERSGSSLQAIKKYIAVNYMCDVARLAPFIRKALKTGVEKGNITQTKGTGASGSFKVTVEAKKPAGDKKPPSGAAKKPKKSATKSGEKKNPPAGGGEKTSKPKAAIAAAKKSATKKAKAAAPAKALEQHTRIQLARRLAR, from the exons ATGGCTGAAACTGCTATCGACGTTGCTGCCACGGCCCCTGCCGTCGTCGCCTCTCCGCCAGCTGCCAAAGCACCACCGAAGCAGGCGGCCAAGGCTAGCAAGAGTGACGCCAAGAaaccgaaaaaatcttcaacccaTCCACCAGTGAGTGAGATGGTTCTGGCTGCCATCCGGACCCTGAAGGAACGGAGCGGATCATCACTGCAGGCGATCAAAAAGTACATCGCCGTCAACTACATGTGTGACGTCGCCAGGCTGGCTCCGTTTATCCGGAAGGCTTTGAAAACGGGTGTCGAGAAGGGAAACATCACCCAGACCAAGGGTACCGGTGCTTCCGGATCGTTTAAGGTGACGGTCGAAGCAAAGAAACCGGCTGGCGATAAGAAACCACCATCGGGTGCAGCGAAAAAACCGAAGAAATCGGCTACTAAATCCGGGGAGAAGAAAAATCCGCCGGCTGGTGGTGGTGAGAAAACCAGCAAGCCCAAGGCGGCGATCGCGGCCGCTAAGAAATCGGCTACGAAGAAAGCGAAAGCTGCTGCCCCTGCAAAGGCG CTTGAGCAGCACACCCGCATTCAACTGGCCCGCCGATTGGCAAGATAA
- the LOC131694689 gene encoding histone H2B-like, translated as MAPKASGKAVKKSGGGGGKAQKNIATKAGGGEKKKRKQRRKESYAIYIYKVLKQVHPDTGVSSKAMSIMNSFVNDIFERIANEASRLAHYNRRSTITSREVQTAVRLLLPGELAKHAVSEGTKAVTKYTSSK; from the coding sequence ATGGCACCGAAAGCCAGCGGAAAGGCTGTGAAAAAAtccggcggcggcggtggcaaggcacagaagaacatcgccacaaaagcaggaggaggagagaagaagaagcgaaagcaacgccgcaaggaaagctacgctatctacatctacaaggtgCTGAAGCAGGTCCATCCGGACACCGGTGTCTCGTCGAAGGCGATGAGCATCATGAATAGCTTCGTGAACGACATCTTCGAGCGTATTGCTAACGAAGCATCTCGTCTGGCCCATTACAACCGACGGTCGACGATCACCTCCCGCGAGGTACAGACCGCCGTTCGTTTGCTGTTACCGGGCGAGCTGGCCAAACATGCCGTATCGGAAGGTACCAAGGCCGTTACCAAGTATACCAGCTCGAAGTAA
- the LOC131694662 gene encoding histone H3, giving the protein MARTKQTARKSTGGKAPRKQLATKAARKSAPATGGVKKPHRYRPGTVALREIRRYQKSTELLIRKLPFQRLVREIAQDFKTDLRFQSSAVMALQEASEAYLVGLFEDTNLCAIHAKRVTIMPKDIQLARRIRGERA; this is encoded by the coding sequence ATGGCCCGTACGAAACAGACCGCCCGCAAGTCCACCGGAGGGAAAGCTCCCCGCAaacagttggcaacgaaggctgcccgtaaaagtgccccagctacgggtggcgttaagaagccccatcgctacagaccaggaactgtcgcgctgcgagaaattcgtcgctatcagaagtcgacagagctactaatccgcaagctgcccttccagcgtctggttcgtgagatcgcgcaggacttcaaaaccgatctgcgcttccagagctcagccgtcatggcccttcaagaagccagcgaggcttacctggttggtttgttcgaggataccaatctgtgcgctatccatgccaagcgagtgaccatcatgccgaaagacatccaactggctcgccggatccgtggggagcgggcctaa
- the LOC131694635 gene encoding histone H4-like — MTGRGKGGKGLGKGGAKRHRKVLRDNIQGITKPAIRRLARRGGVKRISGLIYEETRGVLKIFLENVIRDAVTYTEHAKRKTVTAMDVVYALKRQGRTLYGFGG, encoded by the coding sequence ATGACTGGCCGTGGCAAAGGAGGCAAAGGGCTCGGCAAGGGAGGCGCTAAGCGGCACCGCAAGGTGCTTCGTGACAATATCCAGGGCATCACCAAACCCGCCATTCGTCGTCTGGCTCGACGTGGAGGAGTGAAGCGAATCTCCGGTTTGATATACGAGGAAACCCGTGGTGTGCTGAAGATTTTTCTGGAAAACGTTATCCGGGACGCTGTGACGTACACTGAACATGCCAAACGGAAGACCGTCACTGCGATGGATGTCGTCTATGCGCTTAAACGCCAGGGACGCACATTGTacggttttggtggttaa